A window from Bordetella petrii encodes these proteins:
- a CDS encoding tetratricopeptide repeat protein, producing MKRVSRPHGRLGAVLCTVLLAGCQSNKMESAWELIQQQQQEQALMRQSEDDPDAGKQPTEPQLMLALIRENQAQGRYFASLAYIDAYRQRFGNSDQLEALQADALRRTGQQEQSEAAYRKLLGGAQAAQGWHGLGLLAGARGDYAQAAQDLEHAVKLAPTDAQMLGDLGYARLRAGDSAGARVPLGKAAELDPSNTKVLANMALLLVVEGNAVQAQQLMDRARLGQDARSQIYQLASQMQAQGRAGSTPRAQGVVRDVTRVSGAHGATQVSSGRDVVMPMLQPVMDRMINPPMVQ from the coding sequence ATGAAGCGCGTGTCGCGACCCCATGGACGGCTGGGCGCGGTGCTGTGCACCGTGCTGCTGGCCGGTTGCCAGAGCAACAAGATGGAATCGGCCTGGGAGCTGATCCAGCAACAGCAGCAGGAGCAGGCCTTGATGCGGCAGTCCGAAGACGATCCGGATGCCGGCAAGCAGCCTACCGAGCCGCAGCTGATGTTGGCCCTGATCCGTGAAAACCAGGCCCAGGGGCGGTATTTCGCGTCGCTGGCCTATATCGACGCCTATCGCCAGCGCTTTGGCAACAGCGACCAATTAGAGGCGCTGCAGGCCGACGCGCTGCGGCGCACGGGCCAGCAAGAGCAGAGCGAGGCGGCCTACCGGAAGCTGCTGGGCGGCGCCCAGGCCGCGCAAGGCTGGCACGGCCTGGGCCTGCTGGCCGGGGCGCGCGGCGATTACGCCCAGGCCGCGCAAGACCTGGAGCACGCCGTCAAGCTGGCCCCCACCGATGCGCAGATGCTGGGCGACCTGGGCTACGCGCGCCTGCGCGCCGGCGACAGCGCCGGCGCGCGCGTGCCGCTGGGCAAGGCGGCCGAACTCGATCCGTCCAACACCAAGGTGCTGGCCAATATGGCCCTGCTGCTGGTGGTCGAGGGCAACGCCGTGCAGGCGCAGCAGCTGATGGACCGCGCCCGCCTGGGGCAGGACGCGCGCAGCCAGATCTACCAGCTGGCCAGCCAGATGCAGGCGCAGGGCCGCGCGGGCAGTACGCCGCGCGCCCAGGGCGTGGTGCGCGACGTGACGCGGGTGTCCGGCGCGCACGGCGCCACCCAGGTGTCCAGTGGGCGCGACGTGGTCATGCCCATGCTGCAGCCGGTGATGGACCGCATGATCAACCCGCCCATGGTGCAGTAG
- a CDS encoding TadE/TadG family type IV pilus assembly protein — protein sequence MAARRFPSLDRLAGRQRGVAAIEFAMVLTVLLLILLAIVGYGAIFWAQQQLSAAAGEGARAGLQARYEGLPDAQAVACDAAVSVFGAGTQVQCNRGAAPFPCAWTAVGGTAVGCMSVVLQYDVAQWPLLKSFQGLLGLVIRSEGDTLIPKTLSAHATIQITQEPL from the coding sequence ATGGCGGCGCGACGCTTTCCCAGCCTCGATCGTCTTGCCGGCCGCCAGCGGGGCGTGGCGGCCATCGAGTTCGCCATGGTGCTGACAGTATTGCTGCTGATCCTGCTGGCCATTGTCGGCTATGGCGCCATTTTCTGGGCGCAGCAGCAGTTGTCGGCGGCCGCGGGCGAGGGCGCGCGCGCGGGCTTGCAGGCCCGCTACGAGGGCCTGCCCGACGCCCAGGCAGTTGCCTGCGATGCCGCGGTCAGCGTGTTCGGCGCCGGCACCCAGGTGCAATGCAACCGCGGCGCGGCGCCGTTTCCCTGCGCCTGGACAGCGGTGGGGGGCACGGCAGTGGGCTGCATGAGCGTGGTGCTGCAGTACGACGTCGCCCAATGGCCTTTGCTCAAATCGTTCCAGGGCCTGCTGGGGCTCGTTATCCGCAGTGAGGGCGACACCTTGATTCCCAAGACGCTGTCCGCCCACGCCACCATTCAAATCACACAGGAGCCGCTATGA
- a CDS encoding Flp family type IVb pilin: MKEQLLMFWNDEEGVTTLEYAILAALLVAGLATVISALTGGLETFFKTIATKLDGLTGTSGTGTGTTSG, translated from the coding sequence ATGAAAGAGCAACTTCTGATGTTCTGGAATGACGAAGAAGGCGTGACCACGCTGGAATACGCGATTCTGGCCGCGTTGCTGGTGGCGGGGTTGGCGACGGTGATCAGCGCGTTGACCGGAGGGTTGGAGACGTTCTTCAAGACCATCGCCACCAAACTGGATGGCCTGACAGGCACTTCGGGAACGGGAACAGGAACGACCTCGGGCTGA
- a CDS encoding type II and III secretion system protein family protein, with amino-acid sequence MRASLICTALAMAGAFYGAPAASQAQPAKPAAAPAAAQEISLPVKGQELLPLQGTPTRIAVADPDVADVKILPAAAGRPAAVMLIGKQAGTTQVQVWARNSRMPMAWTVRVVGAVQAELARRGESGGANVDVAGTHALVSGHASSALSHQSSVAAAAAAVGDKNVVDVATAGSGGVVQVEVKVVEISRSVMKQVGLSMTGSAGGWGFGVRTSPDGFAVPGALGTRGILSDGFSLLFDSNHFGATLRLLQSNGMARVLAEPTLVALSGQSASFLAGGEIPIPESGGLGTQNVVFKPFGIGLTVTPTVLSRDRIALKVAPEASELDYVNGIPILNGETATLIPALRTRRADTMIELGDGESFVISGLVSRQTKASVNKVPFLGELPIIGAFFRGIEYSQEERELVIVVTPRLVRPIARGVALPLPGERQERPESMTNAWGYYLMGPAGGQQVPGFSR; translated from the coding sequence ATGCGCGCCTCTCTGATCTGCACCGCGCTGGCCATGGCCGGCGCCTTCTACGGCGCGCCCGCTGCAAGCCAGGCCCAGCCGGCGAAGCCGGCCGCGGCGCCCGCCGCCGCCCAGGAAATCTCGCTGCCCGTCAAAGGGCAGGAGCTGCTGCCCCTGCAGGGCACGCCCACCCGCATCGCGGTAGCCGACCCGGATGTGGCCGACGTCAAGATATTGCCCGCGGCGGCCGGCCGGCCGGCCGCGGTCATGCTGATCGGCAAGCAGGCCGGCACCACCCAGGTACAGGTCTGGGCCCGCAACAGCCGTATGCCCATGGCCTGGACGGTGCGCGTGGTGGGCGCGGTGCAGGCGGAACTGGCGCGCCGCGGCGAGTCCGGCGGCGCCAATGTGGATGTGGCGGGCACCCATGCGCTGGTGTCGGGCCATGCGTCTTCGGCGCTGTCGCACCAGAGCTCGGTGGCGGCGGCCGCCGCCGCGGTGGGCGACAAGAACGTCGTCGACGTGGCCACCGCCGGCAGCGGCGGGGTGGTGCAGGTCGAAGTCAAGGTCGTGGAAATATCGCGCTCGGTCATGAAACAGGTGGGCCTGTCGATGACGGGCAGCGCGGGCGGCTGGGGGTTCGGCGTGCGCACCTCGCCGGATGGCTTTGCCGTTCCCGGCGCATTGGGCACCCGCGGCATCCTCAGCGACGGCTTCAGCCTGCTGTTCGACTCGAACCATTTCGGCGCCACGCTGCGCCTGCTGCAAAGCAACGGCATGGCGCGCGTGCTGGCCGAACCCACGCTGGTCGCGCTCAGCGGCCAGAGCGCCAGCTTCCTGGCGGGCGGCGAAATCCCCATCCCCGAATCGGGCGGCCTGGGCACGCAGAACGTAGTGTTCAAGCCGTTCGGCATCGGGCTGACGGTGACGCCCACCGTGCTGTCGCGCGACCGCATCGCGCTGAAAGTGGCGCCCGAGGCCAGCGAACTGGACTACGTCAACGGCATTCCCATCCTGAACGGCGAGACCGCCACCCTGATCCCGGCGCTGCGCACGCGCCGGGCCGACACCATGATCGAACTGGGCGACGGCGAAAGCTTCGTCATCAGCGGGCTGGTGTCGCGCCAGACCAAGGCGTCGGTGAACAAAGTGCCGTTCCTGGGCGAGCTGCCCATCATCGGCGCGTTCTTCCGCGGCATCGAGTATTCGCAGGAGGAGCGTGAGCTGGTCATTGTGGTGACGCCGCGGCTGGTGCGGCCGATTGCGCGCGGCGTGGCCCTGCCACTGCCCGGCGAACGGCAGGAGCGGCCCGAGTCCATGACCAATGCCTGGGGCTATTACCTGATGGGGCCTGCCGGCGGCCAACAAGTGCCGGGTTTTTCGCGGTGA
- a CDS encoding type II secretion system F family protein translates to MAAAWVLAAAALALVLGAALLWHRAGQGQRRQATSVFLERQLSQGQPGVQADDGAEAPSTALRSGIEHWDILLRCAGLRQTAGLYTAIAAVLCAGVLLAAVFGGLVSAIVAAVMLLVAVYFYIWLRADRRRGRMFDQLPEMLDTMVRLITIGNSMAAAFQAAAANTNEPLREVVEKAAHLSRSTQELDAALANVARQYGFEELRLLAAVVRVAQKYGGRSDVVLERIAAFMRDVAQARGELVAASAEIRLSAWVLALMPLGIACYIMLTNNAMFMDMWDDALGFKMLMAALGLQVAGSYWLYRMTKSI, encoded by the coding sequence ATGGCCGCCGCATGGGTACTGGCGGCCGCGGCGCTGGCCCTGGTTCTGGGGGCCGCGCTGCTATGGCATCGCGCCGGGCAGGGGCAGCGCCGCCAGGCCACGTCGGTGTTCCTGGAGCGCCAGCTCAGCCAGGGCCAGCCGGGCGTGCAGGCCGACGACGGCGCCGAGGCGCCCAGCACGGCGCTGCGCAGCGGCATCGAGCACTGGGATATCCTGCTGCGCTGCGCCGGCCTGCGGCAGACCGCCGGGCTGTACACCGCCATTGCCGCCGTCCTGTGCGCGGGCGTCCTGCTGGCGGCCGTGTTCGGCGGGCTGGTGTCGGCCATCGTGGCGGCGGTCATGCTGCTGGTGGCCGTGTATTTCTACATCTGGCTGCGCGCCGACCGGCGCCGGGGGCGCATGTTCGACCAGTTGCCCGAAATGCTGGACACCATGGTGCGCCTGATCACCATCGGCAACAGCATGGCGGCGGCTTTCCAGGCCGCGGCGGCCAATACGAACGAGCCCCTGCGCGAAGTGGTCGAGAAAGCCGCGCACCTGAGCCGTTCGACCCAAGAGCTGGATGCCGCCCTGGCCAACGTGGCGCGCCAGTACGGATTCGAAGAACTGCGCCTGCTGGCCGCCGTGGTGCGCGTGGCCCAGAAGTATGGCGGGCGCAGCGATGTGGTGCTGGAGCGCATTGCCGCCTTCATGCGCGACGTGGCGCAGGCGCGCGGCGAACTGGTGGCCGCGTCGGCCGAGATCCGCCTGTCGGCCTGGGTGCTGGCGCTGATGCCGCTGGGCATCGCCTGCTACATCATGCTGACCAACAACGCGATGTTCATGGACATGTGGGACGACGCGCTGGGTTTCAAGATGCTGATGGCCGCCCTGGGGTTGCAGGTCGCGGGTTCGTACTGGCTGTATCGCATGACCAAATCCATATGA
- a CDS encoding pilus assembly protein CpaE, with amino-acid sequence MKDMKAYSTELPGLQSGIRFLFCSQGDGVAAQLVEALGPMGVLTQESPSVEQLGRRLADIDPQIIFLDFTLAGNDPGKLLRSADLARTLARVAPAIPRVAVGLLGQPEGAIAALRAGVTDFVDPSVAPQEVREIVQRLLDMPSLGGAEGGSRRDVLLIGARGGVGTSTLAAHLAGIAQDRYVQAQSESNGAARKPADADATLPLAARVALLDLGWPIGDAQLYVNVAGDFDFAEAARNLQRLDATLLGSAMAHTRDGLSVMALPRDPAQMNHMSQSDSLLVFERLRQHFGLMITDTGGFSNMDFVAALARTSHTTWLVTDQSVSSLVALSATLQDLERRHVERSSLGLVVNRYDERYGMTAQQIADRFQLDLVGTLPDRALALMVCTNQGRLLHQDAERDVYVRGVQALAEKLCNETHQAAGRGSWLATWLPGVHRRMLVAE; translated from the coding sequence GTGAAGGATATGAAGGCTTATTCCACAGAGTTGCCCGGGCTGCAGAGCGGCATCCGGTTTCTTTTCTGCTCGCAGGGCGACGGCGTGGCCGCGCAGCTGGTCGAGGCATTGGGCCCCATGGGCGTGCTGACCCAGGAGTCGCCGTCGGTCGAGCAGCTGGGGCGGCGGCTGGCCGATATCGATCCGCAGATCATCTTCCTGGACTTCACGCTGGCCGGCAATGACCCGGGCAAGCTGCTGCGCTCGGCCGACCTGGCGCGCACGCTGGCGCGCGTGGCGCCCGCCATCCCGCGGGTGGCGGTGGGCCTGCTGGGCCAGCCCGAGGGCGCCATTGCCGCCCTGCGCGCCGGGGTGACCGACTTCGTCGACCCTTCGGTGGCCCCGCAGGAAGTGCGCGAGATCGTGCAGCGCCTGCTGGACATGCCCAGCCTGGGCGGAGCCGAAGGCGGCTCGCGCCGCGACGTGCTGCTGATCGGCGCGCGCGGCGGCGTGGGCACCAGCACGCTGGCGGCCCACCTGGCGGGCATCGCGCAAGACCGCTACGTACAGGCGCAGTCCGAATCGAATGGCGCGGCCCGCAAGCCGGCCGATGCGGACGCCACGCTGCCGCTGGCGGCGCGCGTGGCTCTGCTGGACCTGGGCTGGCCCATCGGCGACGCGCAGTTGTATGTGAACGTGGCCGGCGATTTCGACTTTGCCGAAGCCGCGCGCAACCTGCAGCGGCTCGACGCCACGCTGCTGGGCTCGGCCATGGCGCATACGCGCGACGGCCTGAGCGTGATGGCCCTGCCGCGCGATCCGGCCCAGATGAACCATATGTCGCAGTCGGACTCGCTGCTGGTGTTCGAGCGCCTGCGCCAGCACTTCGGGCTGATGATCACCGACACGGGCGGGTTTTCCAATATGGATTTCGTGGCCGCGCTGGCGCGCACCTCGCACACGACCTGGCTCGTCACCGACCAGAGCGTCAGTTCGCTGGTGGCCCTGTCCGCCACGCTGCAGGACCTGGAGCGCCGCCATGTCGAGCGCAGTTCGCTGGGGCTGGTGGTCAACCGCTATGACGAGCGCTACGGCATGACCGCCCAGCAGATCGCCGACCGGTTCCAGCTGGACCTGGTGGGCACGCTGCCCGACCGGGCGCTGGCCTTGATGGTATGCACCAACCAGGGCCGGCTGCTGCACCAGGATGCCGAGCGCGATGTATACGTGCGCGGCGTGCAGGCCCTGGCCGAAAAGCTGTGCAATGAAACGCACCAGGCTGCCGGGCGCGGCAGCTGGCTGGCCACCTGGCTGCCCGGGGTGCACCGGCGCATGCTGGTGGCCGAATAG
- a CDS encoding MHYT domain-containing protein: MTPGEIVPLSFASGLVILSFLIAGYGAYVALTAAAHIRAVAADGQPWLPFVGIAAVAMGGIGIWSMHFIGIQAQAMPFDAGYEVWLTALSFLLAVLCSGIALWYVARARFSALRCVAGGLIAGLGIAAMHYVGIAAMRIPALFLWSLPLIVASVLIAVVVATAALWLAFHVQTTWQRALAATIMAMAVCGMHYTAAAAGAMVCTTPREFAGLLIGGASLPYVVFVLSIAVLALLRWQLHRSSLRFRQKLAQRVDQLIGSGAAGTAAGNGPVGSLGRG, translated from the coding sequence ATGACCCCCGGTGAAATTGTTCCGCTGTCATTTGCCTCTGGACTGGTGATCCTTTCGTTTCTGATCGCCGGCTATGGCGCTTATGTGGCGCTGACCGCCGCGGCCCATATCCGGGCGGTGGCCGCAGACGGCCAGCCCTGGCTGCCATTCGTGGGGATCGCGGCGGTGGCGATGGGCGGCATCGGCATCTGGAGCATGCATTTCATCGGCATACAGGCGCAGGCCATGCCCTTCGACGCGGGCTACGAGGTGTGGCTGACGGCCCTGAGCTTCCTGCTGGCGGTGCTGTGTTCGGGCATTGCGCTGTGGTATGTGGCGCGCGCGCGGTTTTCGGCGCTGCGCTGCGTGGCGGGCGGCTTGATCGCCGGCCTGGGCATTGCCGCCATGCACTACGTGGGCATCGCCGCGATGCGCATCCCCGCGTTGTTTCTGTGGAGCCTGCCGTTGATCGTGGCCTCGGTGCTGATCGCCGTGGTGGTGGCCACCGCGGCGCTGTGGCTGGCGTTCCATGTGCAAACCACGTGGCAGCGCGCGCTGGCCGCCACCATCATGGCCATGGCCGTGTGCGGCATGCATTACACCGCCGCGGCGGCGGGCGCCATGGTATGCACCACGCCGCGTGAATTCGCGGGCCTGCTGATCGGCGGCGCTTCGCTGCCGTATGTGGTTTTCGTCTTGTCGATTGCCGTGCTGGCGCTGCTGCGCTGGCAATTGCACCGCTCGTCCCTGCGTTTCCGCCAGAAGCTGGCGCAGCGCGTGGACCAGCTGATCGGATCTGGCGCCGCAGGGACCGCGGCGGGCAATGGGCCCGTGGGTTCACTGGGGCGCGGATAG
- the cpaB gene encoding Flp pilus assembly protein CpaB → MTGVSKILAAVLLAAGIVLAALAYYLASRPAPAPAAAPVAAAPAPARPAAPQASHPVVLAAKALQAGTRLDASMLEVQQWPVALSQGYAQPEALVGEVVRLDIAAGEPVTSQMLAQGLARQLHEGERAVAVPVDEIVGAGNRVMPGDLVDVFFSLQKGQEVQGSQVRLLQSRVRVLAYGAQSIDGPPVEADKPAVQRPVAAPPARSALLAVPVERVNELLLASRSGHLQLALRAPDDETLPDRELFAPRQPVISARKDLTAEQRAALADGVNRAYAGDSLAQLDGPAPQPVKRSAGASSGGGGRSIEILRGDSAQRVRY, encoded by the coding sequence ATGACCGGCGTAAGTAAGATTCTCGCCGCTGTCTTGCTGGCGGCAGGCATTGTTCTGGCGGCACTGGCTTATTACCTGGCCAGCCGCCCGGCGCCGGCGCCCGCGGCCGCGCCAGTGGCCGCGGCGCCCGCGCCGGCCCGGCCGGCGGCGCCGCAGGCCAGCCACCCGGTGGTGCTGGCGGCCAAGGCGCTGCAGGCGGGCACGCGCCTGGATGCAAGCATGCTGGAAGTACAGCAATGGCCGGTGGCGTTGAGCCAGGGCTATGCCCAGCCGGAAGCGCTGGTGGGCGAAGTGGTGCGGCTGGACATCGCGGCGGGTGAACCCGTTACCAGCCAGATGCTGGCGCAAGGCCTGGCCAGACAGCTGCATGAAGGCGAACGCGCCGTGGCCGTGCCGGTGGATGAAATCGTGGGCGCGGGCAATCGCGTCATGCCGGGCGACCTGGTGGATGTGTTCTTCTCGCTGCAGAAGGGGCAGGAAGTGCAGGGCAGCCAGGTGCGTCTGCTGCAGTCGCGCGTGCGGGTGCTGGCGTACGGGGCGCAATCCATCGATGGCCCGCCGGTCGAGGCCGACAAGCCGGCGGTGCAGCGCCCGGTGGCCGCGCCGCCGGCCCGTTCGGCGCTGCTGGCGGTGCCCGTGGAACGCGTGAACGAACTGCTGCTAGCCAGCCGTTCCGGCCACCTGCAACTGGCCCTGCGCGCCCCGGACGACGAAACCTTGCCCGACCGCGAGCTGTTCGCGCCGCGCCAGCCGGTCATCTCGGCCCGCAAAGACCTTACCGCCGAACAGCGCGCCGCGCTGGCCGACGGCGTCAACCGCGCTTACGCGGGCGACAGCCTGGCGCAGCTGGACGGGCCGGCGCCGCAGCCGGTCAAGCGTTCCGCCGGCGCCTCGTCGGGCGGCGGGGGGCGCTCGATCGAGATCTTGCGCGGCGACAGTGCGCAGCGCGTGCGCTATTGA
- a CDS encoding TadE family protein produces MVFIAFFLVLYGIMMYGMIFTAQQSLILAAQDGARRALQWQPGAGHMQLRAEAARSTALQQADWLTTVSGAPLAVAVCGVGGALSATGGATCSGTALADDQIEVIVSFPYREHPLIPNLPLLRQAMVPAQLQARASVRLSNLATSAGS; encoded by the coding sequence ATGGTCTTCATAGCGTTCTTCCTGGTGCTGTACGGCATCATGATGTACGGCATGATCTTCACCGCCCAGCAGTCGCTGATTCTGGCGGCGCAGGATGGCGCGCGCAGGGCGCTGCAGTGGCAGCCCGGCGCCGGCCATATGCAGTTGCGCGCCGAGGCCGCGCGCAGCACCGCGCTGCAGCAGGCCGACTGGCTCACCACGGTTTCCGGCGCGCCGCTGGCCGTGGCGGTGTGCGGCGTCGGCGGCGCCTTGAGCGCCACCGGCGGCGCCACATGCAGCGGCACGGCCCTGGCCGATGACCAGATCGAAGTCATTGTCAGCTTCCCTTACCGAGAACATCCGCTGATCCCGAATCTGCCCCTGCTGCGGCAGGCCATGGTGCCCGCGCAACTGCAGGCGCGGGCCTCCGTGCGCCTGAGCAATCTGGCCACCAGCGCAGGAAGCTGA
- a CDS encoding type II secretion system F family protein: MDILTAPTSSGLLAAAVLLVGLALLVAGLGMAWRLRGQARSMRVVEQALAGRDPARAARPAGEPEPAGRLAALAQGTDALGRRLSEGRLAESLLPDEDNKLIELAGYANVAGARARYVALRFGLALALPVGAVLLRRAWSGPGSLMVMVFTLFIGFAVGYMLPKWLLARRVKARKKQAEKELPLLVDLLRLLQGVGLSVDQSLSVIVNDFKAVLPVLGHELGAATAVYARGRTREQSLARLSQGFDNDDLAAICRLLVQVDRHGGAVQEPLNRFAQRIRDKRRFELKEKIGRLTVKMTGVMIVTLLPALLIVTGGMGILSVLRGLSRIAGGM; the protein is encoded by the coding sequence ATGGACATTCTGACCGCTCCCACTTCTTCAGGCCTGCTGGCCGCGGCGGTATTGCTGGTGGGCCTGGCGCTGCTGGTGGCCGGCCTGGGCATGGCCTGGCGCCTGCGCGGACAGGCGCGCAGCATGCGCGTGGTCGAGCAGGCGCTGGCCGGGCGCGACCCGGCGCGCGCCGCGAGGCCGGCTGGCGAGCCGGAGCCGGCCGGCCGCCTGGCGGCGCTGGCGCAGGGTACCGACGCCCTGGGCAGGCGCCTGAGCGAAGGCCGCCTGGCGGAATCGCTGCTGCCCGACGAAGACAACAAGCTGATCGAGCTGGCCGGCTATGCCAACGTAGCGGGCGCACGCGCCCGCTACGTGGCGCTGCGCTTCGGGCTGGCGCTGGCGCTGCCCGTGGGGGCCGTGCTGCTGCGCCGCGCGTGGTCCGGGCCGGGTTCGCTGATGGTCATGGTGTTTACCTTGTTCATCGGCTTTGCCGTGGGCTACATGCTGCCCAAATGGCTGCTGGCCCGGCGCGTCAAGGCGCGCAAGAAGCAAGCCGAGAAAGAATTGCCCCTGCTGGTGGACTTGCTGCGCCTGCTGCAGGGCGTGGGCCTGTCGGTGGACCAGAGCCTGAGCGTGATCGTCAACGATTTCAAGGCGGTGCTGCCGGTATTGGGCCATGAGCTGGGCGCCGCCACCGCGGTGTATGCCCGCGGCCGCACGCGCGAGCAGTCGCTGGCGCGGCTGTCGCAGGGCTTCGACAACGATGACCTGGCCGCGATCTGCCGGCTGCTGGTGCAGGTGGACCGCCATGGCGGCGCCGTGCAGGAACCCCTGAACCGGTTCGCGCAGCGCATCCGCGACAAGCGCCGCTTCGAGCTCAAGGAAAAAATCGGCCGCCTGACGGTCAAGATGACCGGGGTGATGATCGTGACCCTGCTGCCCGCGCTGCTGATCGTGACGGGCGGCATGGGCATCTTGTCGGTGCTGCGCGGGCTGTCGCGCATTGCGGGAGGAATGTGA
- a CDS encoding A24 family peptidase — protein MLSLGESLWWVLFILWSLALVHADWRHRRIPNVLIAGALCLQLLWAIAAASGLGWQYAPPWPGWGMALAGFLLALPFVPLWRHRVMGAGDIKVIATYGFAFGPLNLMLVLAAGSLLAGAHAALYLLAARWWVPPHRLRQVPYAGYLAIGALSVAYMLLSSRWSS, from the coding sequence GTGTTGTCCCTAGGGGAATCGTTGTGGTGGGTGTTGTTCATCCTGTGGAGTCTGGCGCTGGTGCACGCCGATTGGCGGCACCGGCGGATTCCCAATGTGCTGATCGCCGGCGCGCTCTGCCTGCAGCTGCTGTGGGCGATCGCGGCCGCGTCGGGCCTGGGATGGCAGTACGCGCCGCCGTGGCCGGGGTGGGGCATGGCCCTGGCGGGCTTCCTGCTGGCGCTGCCGTTCGTGCCGCTGTGGCGGCATCGCGTGATGGGAGCGGGCGACATCAAGGTCATCGCCACCTATGGTTTCGCTTTCGGGCCCCTGAACCTGATGCTGGTATTGGCGGCGGGCAGCCTGCTGGCGGGCGCGCATGCGGCGCTGTACCTGCTCGCGGCGCGCTGGTGGGTGCCGCCCCATCGCCTGCGCCAGGTGCCGTATGCCGGCTATCTGGCCATAGGCGCGCTCAGCGTGGCGTATATGCTCTTGAGTTCGCGATGGTCTTCATAG
- a CDS encoding CpaF family protein: MIMTATIQFGPDSDKSFVGSARYQEVKSAAYEHLLSRIEELGAEFGRWARDAIQDFVDIEVASFARTKRVAINEGEMRHIAAALTKELAGLGPLEDLLADPAVEDILINGYDNVFVSRGGVLTRESLGFSDNQHVLRIVRRILAPIGRRLDESSPMVDARLPDGGRLNVVIEPLAVDGPMVSIRKFRKDPLKPADLLTLGSFNEDIHRLLNMAVANRCNILVSGGTSSGKTSLLNALAFFIPTNERVVTVEDTAELSLNHPHVVRLESRQGGFDGDGLVTIRDLIRNSLRMRPDRVVVGEVRGAEVMDMLQAMNTGHEGSMATIHANSPRECLYRIEMLAGFAGFQGSEDSLRRQIASALDFIVQIGRLPNGKRRVLSITEVTGMGDTVIATQELYRHELFVTPDGEEKDTWNWLGVHPHTPKLAKLRDEMRASVAAQEDSSGGGFWGRRR, encoded by the coding sequence ATGATCATGACAGCCACGATCCAATTCGGCCCCGACAGCGACAAGAGTTTTGTCGGATCAGCCCGCTACCAGGAAGTCAAGAGCGCCGCCTACGAGCACCTGCTCTCGCGCATCGAAGAACTGGGCGCCGAATTCGGCCGCTGGGCACGCGACGCGATCCAGGACTTCGTCGATATCGAAGTGGCCAGTTTCGCGCGCACCAAGCGCGTGGCCATCAACGAAGGCGAAATGCGCCACATCGCCGCGGCGCTGACCAAAGAGCTGGCCGGCCTGGGCCCGCTGGAAGACCTGCTGGCCGATCCCGCGGTGGAAGACATCCTGATCAACGGCTACGACAATGTGTTCGTGTCGCGCGGCGGCGTGCTGACGCGCGAATCGCTGGGGTTTTCCGACAACCAGCATGTGCTGCGCATCGTGCGGCGCATTCTGGCGCCGATCGGGCGCCGGCTGGATGAATCCAGCCCCATGGTGGATGCGCGCCTGCCCGACGGCGGCCGGCTGAATGTGGTGATCGAGCCGCTGGCCGTGGACGGGCCGATGGTGTCGATCCGCAAGTTCCGCAAAGACCCGCTCAAGCCGGCCGACCTGCTGACGCTGGGCAGTTTCAACGAAGACATCCACCGGCTGCTGAACATGGCGGTGGCCAACCGCTGCAATATCCTCGTGTCGGGCGGCACCAGCTCGGGCAAGACTTCGCTGCTGAACGCGCTGGCGTTTTTCATTCCCACCAACGAGCGCGTGGTTACCGTGGAAGACACGGCCGAGCTGTCGCTGAACCACCCGCACGTGGTGCGGCTGGAGTCGCGCCAGGGCGGCTTCGACGGCGACGGCCTGGTCACCATCCGCGACCTGATCCGCAACAGCCTGCGCATGCGGCCCGACCGCGTGGTGGTGGGCGAAGTGCGCGGCGCCGAAGTCATGGACATGCTGCAGGCCATGAACACCGGCCATGAAGGCTCGATGGCCACCATTCACGCCAACTCGCCGCGCGAATGCTTGTACCGGATCGAGATGCTGGCCGGCTTTGCCGGTTTCCAGGGCAGCGAAGACAGCCTGCGCCGGCAGATCGCCAGCGCGCTGGATTTCATCGTGCAGATCGGCCGCCTGCCCAACGGCAAGCGGCGCGTGCTGTCGATTACCGAAGTCACCGGCATGGGCGATACCGTCATCGCCACCCAGGAACTGTATCGCCACGAGTTGTTCGTAACGCCGGACGGCGAGGAAAAAGACACCTGGAACTGGCTGGGCGTGCATCCGCATACACCCAAGCTGGCCAAGCTGCGCGATGAAATGCGCGCCAGCGTCGCCGCGCAGGAAGATTCGTCCGGCGGCGGCTTCTGGGGCCGGAGGCGCTGA